One genomic region from Oncorhynchus keta strain PuntledgeMale-10-30-2019 chromosome 33, Oket_V2, whole genome shotgun sequence encodes:
- the LOC127914561 gene encoding putative nuclease HARBI1, producing MPIRANVVDEEALVLRRAFRRERVFRDRLDPLAFLTTIYMKDTGFLQMASGIYADYWVPGLSTALHGSHALSVEQMVCVALRFFASGAFLYSVGDAEQLNKATICRTIRSVCLAIKALADVFISFPGHRRLCDIKEEFYRIAGFPNVIGAVDCTHIRIKAPQVPMRPIL from the exons ATGCCCATTCGTGCGAATGTGGTGGATGAAGAAGCACTTGTGCTGAGGAGAGCCTTCAGGCGAGAAAGGGTCTTCAGGGACCGGTTGGACCCACTGGCCTTCCTGACGACCATCTATATGAAAGATACAGGTTTTCTGCAGATGGCATCAGGTATCTATGCAGACTACTGGGTCCCAGGATTAAGCACCGCACTGCACGGGAGCCATGCACTGAGTGTGGAGCAAATGGTTTGTGTGGCCTTGCGCTTTTTTGCTAGTGGAGCCTTCCTGTACTCAGTGGGGGATGCAGAACAGCTGAACAAGGCCACAATTTGCCGCACAATAAGGAGTGTGTGTCTGGCTATCAAAGCATTAGCAGATGTCTTCATCTCCTTCCCTGGCCACAGAAGACTCTGTGACATCAAAGAGGAGTTCTATAGGATTGCAG GTTTCCCCAATGTCATTGGTGCAGTGGACTGCACACACATAAGGATAAAAGCCCCTCAGGTGCCCATGAGGCCGATTTTGTGA